The DNA segment GCGCAACACGGACTTGTCCACTCTCGGCTTATAGTAGTAGCCTCTCACATAGCCCTCGGAGACAATCTGCATCAGGTTTTCAAAACCCTCGTTCGTCTCCGCCAAAAGAATCAAGTGATAGCGACGATTGGTCTTATCGAAGAGCTCCAAATCTTTCTCCGTCACATAGACCTCACAGCCTAAGATCGGTTTGATCCCTTCATCTCGACAAGCTTTATAAAATTGTACGGCCCCGTACATATTGCCGTGATCCGTTAATGCCACGGCATTCATGCCTAGGGCTTTGACGTGTTTCGGAAGCTCCGAAATCCGTGTGGAGCCGTCGAGGAGAGAATATTCGCTGTGCAGATGCAGATGTACAAAATCCAAAAAAATCACCCTGCCAATTAAAAAAAGAGTTTTAATAGTAACTATTAAAACTCTAAAACACTTTACATAATACTAAATTCATTTTCCACTAAGTGGACTAAATTGTCAACCGCCTCGACTTCGTCTTCACCTTGGGCGGCAATGGCGATGTCTTCGCCGCTAAATGCTCCCAAGGACATGATACCGATTATACTCTTCGCATTGACGCTGTCACCGTTTAGCGACAAGGTAATCTCGGACTTGAAACGGTTCGCCGTACGCACAAACAGGGCTGCAGCACGTGCGTGTAATCCATCCTCATTGTTCAATTTTACTGTCTTTGTAACCATCGTGTTCACCCCTTATTTGATTTGCTATGGCTCGTAATTTTTTAAATCTATGATTGACGCCACTCTTGCCAATCGGCGGCTTTAAACGTTCCCCCAGCTCTTTGAGGCTCAGAGATTCATCTGCCAGCCGAAGTATCGCCACATCCCTGAGTCCTTCAGGCAGCGTATCCAACCCGCAAGTCTGCTGAATCAGTTCAATATCCTGAACCTGAGCTACCGATGAATTGACAATTTTATTCAAATTGGCCGACTCCATATTCACCAGACGATTGACATTGTTGTTCACATCTTTAAGGACTCGAATGTTTTCAAATTTCAGCACCGACATTTGCGCGCCCATGAGCGCCAACGTGTCGGCAATCTGTTCCGCACCTTTTATGTAGGTGATAAAGCTCTCTTTTCTGCCGGTGACTTTTGCCCCGAGACCGTAACCGCTTAAGATTTCCTGAAGAAAATGACTGTGATCCAACGTACTGGAGACAAACTCCAAGTGGTAATATTTTTCCGGATTGGAAATGGACCCTGCCCCTAAAAACGAAGCCCGAACATAGGCCCGCTCCTCCTCATCCGTTCTCAATACACTGTAGGGCATATAGTTTGGTGTAAAGACATTATCGTCGGTGACAAACGCCGTGTCATAGAGCAACACCCGAACAGCATTGGTATCGTTCATGGCAATCGTATAAATATTGTTCTTTTTTAGCTGTTTGGACTGAGACACCTTGACATCCACATCGCCGGAATAAAAGTTCTTAAGAAACGTGAAAATACGCCGACCTATCGCGGCATTTTCCGTATTGAATCTCAAGACTAACCCATGGCGCGTCAACTTCAGCGCCCCGCACATGGGAATGTAGGCTGCAAGCTCGGCAATGACGCCCGACACATTGACATTCTTAATACGCGCACATTCATTTTTTACGTCGGCTGAAAAACTCATGGTGACCTCAGAACACTATCATTATACTTCATAACCGCCACTTTTGAAAGCTTTTTCCCGGCGGTAATCCAATTTGTTTACGCTTTCATAACTTTTACCTATTATAGCCAAACAGGATGACTTTTAAACGGAAAATACACAATTAAACCAATTTACCGATGAGATTTTCCGCTGTGGTATCCATTTCTTCGAGGTAAGTATTAAACCCTTCAATGATTTCTTGAATCACACGAGGATTCATAAAATTCGCCGTGCCCACTTCCACCAGACTGGCGCCGGCAAGAAGAAATTCAACCACATCGCCGGCTGTAGTGATGCCGCCTTCCGCCACGATAGGAATAGTGAGGACCTTCGCCACCTGGTGTACCATGCGCAGTGCAATAGGCTTTACAGCCGGTCCCGACAACCCGGCGTAGGTGTTCTCAAAAATGATCGCTTGACTGTAAGGGTCGATGGCCATACCCAAAATGGTGTTGATAAGGGACACGCCGTCCGCTCCCGCCTCTTCAACTGCCTTGGCGCATTCCACAATATCCCTTGCGTTAGGGGAGAGCTTGACAATGAGAGGGTGTCGTGTATGAGCCTTCACCGTCTTGGTAATCGCTGCCGCCGTCTCGGTTTCAATGCCGAAAGCCATACCCCCGTGCTTGACGTTGGGACAGGAGATATTCAGTTCAATGGCAGTGAAGTCGTAGTCGTTTAAGAGCTCCACACTTTGGAGGTATTCCTCTTCCGTATTGCCGCCCACATTAATGATGAGCTGATCGTTCAGCTTTTTCATGGCATGGAAGCTGTGGGCAAGAAAACCCTTGGTGCCCGGATTCTCAAGACCGATAGAATTTAAAATGCCGGAGGGCGTTTCATAGATACGAATGCCGCTGTTGCCGCTTTTCGGATTCCAGGTGATGCCTTTAGACACCAGAGCGCCTAAAATCGCCGGATCATAGTAGCGAGAGTAATTATCCCCATAGCCGAATGTCCCCGACGCCGGGAGAATGGGATTTTTAAATGTCGTACCGAATGCGTGAATCTCACTTCCCATAGACGTCACCTCCTTCAAAGACCGGCCCTTCCACACAGGCTCGCTTGTTGCCGCTCTTCGTCGTACATGTACAGGACAGACACGCACCTACCCCGCATCCCATGCGATTATCCAACGATATCATCACGTCACACCCGGCGTCCAGAGCCGCCAACGTGACAGCTCGCATCATGGGATCCGGCCCGCAAGTGTAGAGGAGCTTCGTATCATAAGTTAAATCCTCAGTGATCAGACCGCCCTTTTTGACATGAAGATTCACATCCAAATCCGAAAAAGCCGTCTCAAGGGACTGCGTCTCACGCTCGCCGAGATAGAACTCAATCCTGCACTTCGGATTGTTCCGTCGCAGCACTTTGGCAAGATAGTAAAACGGCGCCGCACCGACAGAGCCGCCTACCAACGTGACAGCATCGACCCCTTCGGCATTAAAACTGTTGCCATAAGGCCCGTAGCAGGTGAGCTCGTCCCCCGGCTCCAAGTCTCGGATGCGTTGTGTCCCCTCGCCTCGCACTTCATAAAAAAAAGTGAGCCCTTCCTCGTCGGCATCGTAGATAGAAATAGGACGGGACAAGATTGGATACTTGTCCCATGCTCGTAACATATAGAATTGACCCGGCTTGACGTCATCGACTTGATCGACTTTAATCAGGTAGTAGTTGCTGTCAATATGCGTATTCCATAAAACTTTTGCCATTATTCATACCTTGTCTTTGCATCACAGTATTCACAAATATACGTGGCGGTTTCCGGATCCACCAGGTAGAACTTATGCTTGTGAACGTGTTCTACGCCGGTGATGCATCGTGGATTGTGACACTTCAAAACTCCTTCGACGACTTCAGGCAGCTCCAGGCGCATCTTCCGTGCCCGCTGGCCGTCTTTGATAAAGTTCACCGTGACATGAGGCGCAATAAGGCCCAACACAGTATAGTCCAGTTCCAGGTCGGTTTCAATTTTTATCAGGTCCTTCTTGCCCATGGTTGTGGAAGAAATCCCCTGCATCAGCACAACCGGGTCTTCAACCTCGTCCAGGTGTAATGCTTGGTAGAGCATTTTGCCCTTGCCGTGCTCAATATGATCCAACACCAAACCTTTTTTAATTTTCGATACGTTAATCATTTTGACCTCCCAGACCTAACAAAAACATGATGAGCGCCATGCGAATGTACATTCCGAATCGGGCTTGTTGGAAGTAGACGGCTCGCGGATCGGCATCCACCTCCGGATGGATCTCATTGACCCGTGGGAGCGGGTGAAGCACCAGCATATCCTTCCGTGCCAAGGCCATCTTTTCCTTGTCCAGAATAAAGAAGTCCTTTAAGCGAAGATACTCTTCTTCCGACACAAAGCGTTCTCTTTGCACACGGGACATATACAGAATATCCAAATCTTTGATGGCTTCTTTCAAATTGCTGGTCTCGGTATAGTCCTGAGGATCCAGCTCATCTAAAAAGACTTGGGGCATTTTTAACTCGTCCGGGGAAATAAAGACAAACTTCACACCGTCATAGCGGTTCATCGCACGGACCAGCGAGTGAATCGTCCGACCGAATTTCAAGTCGCCGCACACCCCGATCGTAAGATGGTCGAAATGGCCTTTGTAATGACGAATGGTCGTCAAATCAGTCAGAGTTTGCGTCGGATGTTGGTGCCCGCCGTCACCGGCATTGATGATGGGCATGGTGGTCATGTACTTAGATGCCAAAAGCGCCGCACCTTCCTTAGGATGGCGCATAGCGGCAATGTCACAGTAGTTTTCTACGGTCCGCAGCGTATCACTGAGCGACTCCCCTTTTGCCGTCGAGGAGACCTTCGCATCGGCAAAACCTACCACTTGGCCACCCAAACGGTACATCGCCGACTCAAACGACAAGCGTGTCCGCGTTGACGGTTCAAAAAAAAGACTTGCCATCAATTTCCCCTTACACACATCTGAATAAGCAGATGGATTCTCGAGAATTTGATCAGCAAGTCTAAAAAGTTGTTCGAACTCTTCAGTTGTAAAGTCCAAAGGTTGAATTAAATGTCTTAACATTGTTCCCTCCGTTTCATACCTTTCTAGCGTCTCGCACTAAGTTAAAAGTAGACTGGGATAATGATACATGAAGGAACCTGCCTTGTCAACAACAATCTCCCAATTTTACCGCTAAGATTCAACCCGTGGCATCACCGAATAATACAGTATTTAACAGACTGCCGTTCTTGATGTGCCCCTTGATATGACAACCGGTTATAGAAAGATACTGTCACACCTTATGATTCGTTTTATAGAGCCAATAGGAATAGATAAACACGATGATATTCCCACCTATCAGCCCCCGGAGAAATACGATATACAACACCGTCTGATTGAACACCGCGCCTAACAGTCCAACGAGCCCGGCCGCAATAAAGACCTTGCTACCCAATCGATGGGTCTTGTCCCAATTGTCATCGTCCGCCATAGCCCATGGTGTTTTCAATCCTATAGTGTAGTTACGCTTACTTTTCGTGAGATAATTGCCAATAGCGATCATGAGAAGTGCCACACATCCCATGACAAGTCGCGTGCTGTTAATAGGACTGCCCGTAGCCGTCACAATGCTCATCACTTGACACACCACCGTGAGAATCGGCAAAATAAGAAAGACAAGTTTGTACAGTTTATCCGACTGCATCGCTGCCCTCGGATCCTTCAACAACATGAAACCGCTCACAATGTGGCCAAATAGCAGGATTGCCGGTAATCCGAAAAGTACCTCAAGCTTTGAAGCATAGTCATTGACTTCCCCTTGAAGACTAAAATGACTTGGCATCATCTCCGGCATGGAGGGATAAGCCGCGAGCGAAATAATCAAAGGTACCACAAATAATAATAAACTACGTTTAAATGCTTGTTCTTTACTCATCGTTCCTCTCCTTAAAAGTCATAAAATATCTCAAAATCTCTTCAAACACTGATGTGCGCAGGGAATACACACGAAAATTCCCCACTTTACTGTCTATGACCAAGTCCGCCTCTTTTAAAAGATTGAGATGATAGCTCAGTGTCGCACCGGTCATGTCAAAAGCTTCTCCCAGTTCTCCCACCGTACGATCCCCCGCTTTTAGCAGATCCAAAATTTCTCGACGCTTGGGATCAGCTAACGCCTTAAACGTCTTCTCCAAACTCATATCCTATCACACCTCTCACCCATGCCTTTCTATTTAGAATTAATTCTAAATAGAGTATAATCGCCTCAGAGCCCTGTGTCAATACTATTTAGATATTTTTCTAACTAATGACATCTCTACTGCTAATGACGCTTTAAGAACGCTGAAACACTGCCTCAAACACTATGCGCCTCTCCTAACCACGCTGGTTGTATCCTGCAGTCGTCCACGGCGGTTGTCCACAACGTGTGTCTCAATGAAAGTTATACCTCAACAACCTGAGAGACACTCCCGTTATAACGGCACTTCACCTCTACAGTCTCGCTGCAGCTGAACCTCGCCGCAGCCACCACGTCACCTTCGGTACGACGTCTCGTTGACCGCGGCGTCTTCCGTGACACGTGACCTACCTTTATAAAGTATCCTCCGTTATAAGTATAAGCAATAAAAAATCCTACGACTTGCGTAGGATTCATACTGACTTCATCACTCTACAAATTCCATGAGATTGATGCCGATGGTCTCATCCATCTTTCGCGCCACCGTCCCTTCGAGCACACGAACAAAAATTTCTCCGGTGACGGCAATCGTCGCCTTGTTTAAATGGCCGCCAAAGGTACGTCCGGCACTGTCGGCAATGGTAAGGTGCACATGCAAATACGGTGCGCCGTCCTTCGTCGTCACATTGCCATTTAAATGCAACACTTCGTAATCTTCACTAAAGGTATTGGCATAGTACTGCTTCTTTGTCACATCATAAAAACCCATTTCCACATCAGTGACCGCCCCCAGACCATACACCGTAGCAAGTCGTATGCCTTCCTCCTCTGCCAGCTCGGTGAGCTTTGTCATAATCTCTTCACCACGGTCGAGACGAACCACATACGTGTCCTGTATTTTTTGATAATTCATCATATCACCTCTTACTCTCTTCATACCCACAACGATGTGCACTGACAAAGAAACCGTAGCGCAAACGCCACGGCTTCTTTGTTTCATATTTTAGAACATACCAATCTTTTCACCGCTAAGGTTAATGAGAAGATTCTTCATTTGCGTATAGTGACTCAAAATAACTTTATGGGTTTCACGACCGATACCGGATTCTTTATAACCGCCAAACGGAGCACTTGCCGGGAAGGAATTGTAATTGTTGATCCAGACACGTCCGGTGCGAATACCGCGAGAGACTTGGATGGCACGATTGATATCTTGTGTCCAGACACCACCGCCAAGACCGTAGTTGGAATCATTGGCCATTTTAATGACGTCGGCTTCGTCTTTAAACTTAATAACTACCCCAACAGGTCCGAAAATTTCTTCACAAGACACACGTGCGTCGTTCTTCACATTAGTAAGGAGCGTTGGTCGCATAAAGACCCCTTTATCACATCCGTTTTCAGTATAAGCTTCCCCGCCTGTGAGCACTTCGGCGCCTTCCTCTTTACCGATTTCAATATACTTGAGAATTTTTTCCTGTTGTTGCTTGTTGATTTGTGCACCCATTTGAGTGTCAGGATTCAACGGATCGCCTACTTTAACTTTTTCGAAAGCTTCTTTTAAGCGACCGACAAATTCATCATAGATACCTTCCTGCACAAAGATCCGAGAGCCTGCCGAGCACACTTGCCCTTGGTTGAAAAGAATGCCCATCTGTACCCCTTCAAGTGCCTGCTCAATGTTGCAGTCGTCAAAGAAAATATTAGCGCTCTTACCTCCAAGTTCCAAGGTGGCAGGAATCAATTTTTCAGCTGCAGCATGAGCAATTTCACGTCCTACAGAAGTGGAACCGGTGAAAGCAAGTTTATCCAGTCCTTTGTGGTTTTGAAGGTATTCACCGGATTTTGAGCCAGAACCGGTAATCAAATTAAAGACACCCTTTGGAAGTAATCCCTCAATCAGTTCTGTCAGCCGGAGCACACTTAACGAGGTACTGGAAGATGGTTTGAAAACTATGGTGTTCCCGGCTGCAAGGGCCGGTGCAATTTTCCATGCGGCCATGAGGAATGGGAAGTTCCAAGGCACAATCTGTCCTACAACCCCAATGGGTTCATGCAAAATAATATTTAAAGTATTCTCATCAATCATGGTTGCAGAACCTTCTTCAGCACGAAGGGCACCTGCAAAATAACGGAAATGATCGATGGACAAAGGAATATCTGCCCCTGTGGTTTCACGAATAGACTTACCGTTATCCATGGTTTCAATGGTCGCAAGTTCTTCAGCATGGGCTTCAATGATATCTGCAATTTTTAAAAGAATATTGGAACGTTCTTGAACAGAGGTGCGAGCCCAAGTTTCAAATGCGTTTTGTGCAGCTTTAACCGCATCATCCACATCGGATTCAGTGGCCTGTGCAATGTGAGCAAGAAGTTCGCCGTTAGCCGGATTGTGGGTTTCTAATGTGGCTCCGTCAGAGGCATCACGCCACTCGCCATTGATATAGAGTTGATAGTTGTCTTTAAAGGTTACTGTCATGGGTCCTCCTTAATACGTCGTTGTTACACTAAGTTATAATCTATTTCTTATAGTTAGTATAATACCCAAATTATTTTTATTTACACTACTAAATAACTCCATAAAAAAAAGAGAACTCATCATGAGTTCTCTTTGACTTATCACTGTGAAATTAGTCGAGCAGCTTGGATACCACGCCGGATGCTACGGTACGGCCGCCTTCACGAATGGCGAAGCGTAGTCCTTCGTCCATGGCAATTGGGGTGATGAGTTCTACGGTGAAGGTGGAGTTGTCTCCTGGCATGACCATTTCTACGCCTTCTTGTAGGGAGATGTCCCCGGTTACGTCGGTGGTTCTGAAGTAGAATTGTGGACGGTAGCCGTTGAAGAATGGGGTGTGTCGTCCGCCTTCTTCTTTGCTCAGTACGTAGACTTCGGCTTCAAATTTTTTGTGTGGGTGAATGGTTCCCGGTGCGGCTAAGACTTGGCCTCTTTCGATTTCGTTACGTTGTACACCGCGTAGGAGTGCCCCGATGTTGTCCCCTGCTTGGGCTTGGTCGAGTTGTTTCTTGAACATTTCGACACCGGTGACGACGACGGTGCGCTTTTCTTCGGTGAGGCCGACGAGTTCGACGTTGTCGCCGACTTTGACGGTCCCTTGTTCGACTCTACCGGTGGCTACGGTACCACGACCGGTGATGGAGAAGACGTCTTCTACTGGCATGAGGAATGGGTGATCGATGTCACGTACTGGTTCTGGAATGTATGCGTCAACTTCTTCCATGAGTTTGATGATTTTGTCGCCCCATTCGCCGTCTGGATCGTCGAGTGCTTTTAATGCGGATCCGACTACGATTGGTGTGTTGTCGCCGTCGAAGTCGTATTCGTTTAACAGGTCTCTGATTTCCATTTCTACGAGTTCGATGAGTTCTGGATCATCGACTTGGTCTTCTTTGTTTAAGAAGACAACGATGGATGGTACACCGACTTGACGTGCTAAGAGGATGTGCTCACGGGTTTGTGGCATTGGACCGTCTGCTGCGGAGCATACGAGGATGGCGCCGTCCATTTGGGCTGCACCGGTGATCATGTTCTTGACATAGTCGGCGTGGCCTGGGCAGTCTACGTGGGCGTAGTGACGGTTGGCGGTTTCGTATTCGACGTGTGAGGTGGAGATGGTGATACCACGTTCTCTTTCTTCAGGTGCTTTGTCGATGTGTGCGTAGTCAACGAATTCACCGGATCCGAAGCGTTTGTTTAGTACAAAGGTGATTGCTGCGGTGAGGGTGGTTTTTCCGTGGTCAACGTGACCGATGGTTCCGATATTTACGTGGGGTTTGGTTCTTTCAAATTTAGCTTTAGCCATTATATTTCCTCCTGATTAGTATTTATCAAGTAAAGGTTACTTCTTAGCTCCAAGAACTTCATCTGCAATGTTCTTTGGTACCGGTTCATAGTGATCAAACTGCATGGAGTAGTTGGCACGACCTTGGGTGTTGGAACGCAATGATGTTGCATAGCCGAACATTTCAGCCAACGGTACATAGCTGGTGATGATTTGTGCACCGTTTACCAATTCCATACCTTCCATCCGACCACGACGGGAGTTGATATCACCAATAACATCACCCATATATTCTTCAGGGGTAGTGATTTCAACTTTCATGGTTGGTTCGAGAAGGACAGGGTTCGCTTTGGAGAGTGCATCCCGAAGTGCCATGGATCCTGCAATCTTAAATGCCATTTCTGAAGAGTCGACATCGTGGAAAGATCCGTCATAAAGTTCAACCTTCACGTCGAGAACTTCGTAGCCGCCGAGTACACCGGACTGCATAGCTTCTTCAATGCCTTGTTGGGTAGGTCCGATAAATTCCTTAGGAATGGCCCCACCGACAATGTTATTTTCAAAGACAAAGCCGTCACCCGGTTCAAGCGGTTCGATGCGAATCTTACAGTGACCGTATTGTCCACGACCACCGGATTGACGTACATACTTACCTTCGCCTTCGGATGCGGATTGAATGGATTCGCGATAAGATACTTGCGGATTACCAATGTTGGCTTCTACTTTAAATTCACGAAGGAGACGGTCAACAATGATGTCCAAGTGAAGCTCACCCATACCGGCAATAATAGTTTGACCGGTTTCTTCATCGGTATACGTTCTGAAGGTAGGGTCTTCTTCTGCGAGTTTTTGAAGGGCGATCCCCATCTTTTCTTGAGAAGCTTTGGACTTCGGTTCGATAGCAACGGAAATGACCGGATCCGGGAATTCCATTTGTTCAAGAATGACGTGATTCTTTTCATCACAAAGGGTATCACCAGTGGTTGTATCTTTCAGACCGACTGCCGCTGCGATTTCCCCTGCATAAACTTCATCCACTTCTTCACGTTTGTTGGCGTGCATCAAAAGAATACGGCCAATACGTTCTCTCTTACCTTTGGTAGAGTTGTAGACATAAGATCCGGACTTCAATACCCCGGAGTAAACTCTGAAGTAAGCAAGTTTACCGACAAACGGGTCAGATACAATCTTAAATGCCAGAGCAGAAAGCGGTTCTTCATCAGCTGCATGGCGTTCCATTTCATTACCGTCATCATCCACACCTTTGATTGATGGAATGTCCAGTGGTGAAGGCAAGTAGTCAACGATAGCGTCCAGAAGCAACTGCACGCCCTTGTTCTTGTAGGATGAACCACAAGTAACCGGAGTGATCTTTACGGCAAGGGTACCTTTTCGAATCGCTGATTTAATTTGTTCCTTGGAAATGTCTTCACCCTCAAGGTAAGCCATCATCAGTTCTTCATCAAAGTCCGCCACTTTATCGATCAGATTTTCCCGATATTCGTTGGCTTTATCGACGTATTCAGCAGGGATATCTGTGATCTCGATTTCAGTACCGTCTTCATTCTTGTAGATTTCGGCTTGCATTTCTACAAGATCGATCATGCCGATAAATTGATCTTCAGCACCCATAGGGATTTGAATCGGCACTGGGTTGCCCTTAAGTTTTTTATCAATGGTGTCTACTGAACGATAGAAATCAGCGCCAGTGACGTCCATTTTGTTAATATGAGCAATTCTAGGTACGCCATATTTATCCGCTTGACGCCATACAGTTTCAGATTGAGGTTCTACACCGCTCTTCGCATCAAACAGTGCTACGGCACCGTCAAGTACACGAAGGGAACGTTCAACTTCTACAGTAAAGTCAACGTGTCCCGGAGTATCGATAATGTTCAGTCGGTGTCCCTTCCAGTGAGCTGTGGTAGCTGCCGATGTAATGGTAATACCACGTTCCTGTTCTTGTTCCATCCAGTCCATTTGTGCGCCACCCTCATGGGTTTCGCCAATTTTATGGATTTTTCCGGTGTAGTAAAGGATACGTTCTGTTGTGGTCGTCTTTCCGGCGTCAATATGCGCCATGATACCTATGTTTCGGACTTCTTTTAAAGGTATATCGCGAGCCATTTTTCCTCCCTCTCACTTACCATCTATAGTGTGCAAATGCCTTGTTGGCTTCTGCAGTTCTATGCATTTCTTCTTTTCTCTTCACACTTGCACCGAGGCTGTTTGAAGCGTCGAGAATTTCTTTTGCCAGACGTTCCGCCATGGTCTTTTCACCACGAGCGCGGGCAAATTTAACCAACCAACGAAGACCTAGGGTTTGACGGCGTTCCGGTCTAACTTCCATAGGCACTTGATACGTCGCACCACCGACGCGGCGAGCCTTAACTTCAAGTACAGGCATGACGTTGTTCAAGGCCTTGTAGAATACTTCAAGAGCATCTTCGCCTGTTGATTCTTTAATGTTTTCTAACGCATTGTATACAATACGCTGTGCTGTTCCCTTTTTGCCGTCAAGCATGACATTGTTGATCAGCTTGGTGATAATGACATCATCATACATAGGATCAGCCATAACTTGTCTCTTTTGGATGTGTCCTTTTCTTGGCATAACTTCCCTCCTTAACTATTTGAGTCGATTCATTGGTACTCGAATTAACGTAAGCCAAAAAATCTATATAAAGCAATAAAAATCTAAAACTTAGTTCTTAGGTCGCTTAGTACCATATTTGGAGCGAGCTTGACGACGTGCATCAACCCCTGCTGTATCCAAAGTACCGCGAACGATGTGATATCTTACACCCGGAAGGTCTTTAACTCTTCCTCCGCGGATCAGGACGACACTGTGTTCTTGCAGGTTGTGCCCGATTCCCGGAATGTAAGCCATAACTTCGTAGCCGTTGGTTAAACGTACACGGGCTACCTTACGAAGTGCAGAGTTTGGCTTCTTAGGTGTTACAGTTCTAACTGCGACACAGACACCACGTTTTTGTGGGGAGTTTACCACAGATTCCACTTTTCTGAGAGAATCGTAGTTCACATCAAGAGCC comes from the Peptoniphilus equinus genome and includes:
- a CDS encoding HPr family phosphocarrier protein, with the translated sequence MVTKTVKLNNEDGLHARAAALFVRTANRFKSEITLSLNGDSVNAKSIIGIMSLGAFSGEDIAIAAQGEDEVEAVDNLVHLVENEFSIM
- the whiA gene encoding DNA-binding protein WhiA, with translation MSFSADVKNECARIKNVNVSGVIAELAAYIPMCGALKLTRHGLVLRFNTENAAIGRRIFTFLKNFYSGDVDVKVSQSKQLKKNNIYTIAMNDTNAVRVLLYDTAFVTDDNVFTPNYMPYSVLRTDEEERAYVRASFLGAGSISNPEKYYHLEFVSSTLDHSHFLQEILSGYGLGAKVTGRKESFITYIKGAEQIADTLALMGAQMSVLKFENIRVLKDVNNNVNRLVNMESANLNKIVNSSVAQVQDIELIQQTCGLDTLPEGLRDVAILRLADESLSLKELGERLKPPIGKSGVNHRFKKLRAIANQIRGEHDGYKDSKIEQ
- a CDS encoding dihydroorotate dehydrogenase, whose translation is MGSEIHAFGTTFKNPILPASGTFGYGDNYSRYYDPAILGALVSKGITWNPKSGNSGIRIYETPSGILNSIGLENPGTKGFLAHSFHAMKKLNDQLIINVGGNTEEEYLQSVELLNDYDFTAIELNISCPNVKHGGMAFGIETETAAAITKTVKAHTRHPLIVKLSPNARDIVECAKAVEEAGADGVSLINTILGMAIDPYSQAIIFENTYAGLSGPAVKPIALRMVHQVAKVLTIPIVAEGGITTAGDVVEFLLAGASLVEVGTANFMNPRVIQEIIEGFNTYLEEMDTTAENLIGKLV
- a CDS encoding dihydroorotate dehydrogenase electron transfer subunit; amino-acid sequence: MAKVLWNTHIDSNYYLIKVDQVDDVKPGQFYMLRAWDKYPILSRPISIYDADEEGLTFFYEVRGEGTQRIRDLEPGDELTCYGPYGNSFNAEGVDAVTLVGGSVGAAPFYYLAKVLRRNNPKCRIEFYLGERETQSLETAFSDLDVNLHVKKGGLITEDLTYDTKLLYTCGPDPMMRAVTLAALDAGCDVMISLDNRMGCGVGACLSCTCTTKSGNKRACVEGPVFEGGDVYGK
- a CDS encoding aspartate carbamoyltransferase regulatory subunit — encoded protein: MINVSKIKKGLVLDHIEHGKGKMLYQALHLDEVEDPVVLMQGISSTTMGKKDLIKIETDLELDYTVLGLIAPHVTVNFIKDGQRARKMRLELPEVVEGVLKCHNPRCITGVEHVHKHKFYLVDPETATYICEYCDAKTRYE
- the pyrB gene encoding aspartate carbamoyltransferase → MLRHLIQPLDFTTEEFEQLFRLADQILENPSAYSDVCKGKLMASLFFEPSTRTRLSFESAMYRLGGQVVGFADAKVSSTAKGESLSDTLRTVENYCDIAAMRHPKEGAALLASKYMTTMPIINAGDGGHQHPTQTLTDLTTIRHYKGHFDHLTIGVCGDLKFGRTIHSLVRAMNRYDGVKFVFISPDELKMPQVFLDELDPQDYTETSNLKEAIKDLDILYMSRVQRERFVSEEEYLRLKDFFILDKEKMALARKDMLVLHPLPRVNEIHPEVDADPRAVYFQQARFGMYIRMALIMFLLGLGGQND
- a CDS encoding SdpI family protein, whose amino-acid sequence is MSKEQAFKRSLLLFVVPLIISLAAYPSMPEMMPSHFSLQGEVNDYASKLEVLFGLPAILLFGHIVSGFMLLKDPRAAMQSDKLYKLVFLILPILTVVCQVMSIVTATGSPINSTRLVMGCVALLMIAIGNYLTKSKRNYTIGLKTPWAMADDDNWDKTHRLGSKVFIAAGLVGLLGAVFNQTVLYIVFLRGLIGGNIIVFIYSYWLYKTNHKV
- a CDS encoding autorepressor SdpR family transcription factor — its product is MSLEKTFKALADPKRREILDLLKAGDRTVGELGEAFDMTGATLSYHLNLLKEADLVIDSKVGNFRVYSLRTSVFEEILRYFMTFKERNDE
- a CDS encoding PPC domain-containing DNA-binding protein, with product MMNYQKIQDTYVVRLDRGEEIMTKLTELAEEEGIRLATVYGLGAVTDVEMGFYDVTKKQYYANTFSEDYEVLHLNGNVTTKDGAPYLHVHLTIADSAGRTFGGHLNKATIAVTGEIFVRVLEGTVARKMDETIGINLMEFVE
- a CDS encoding aldehyde dehydrogenase family protein yields the protein MTVTFKDNYQLYINGEWRDASDGATLETHNPANGELLAHIAQATESDVDDAVKAAQNAFETWARTSVQERSNILLKIADIIEAHAEELATIETMDNGKSIRETTGADIPLSIDHFRYFAGALRAEEGSATMIDENTLNIILHEPIGVVGQIVPWNFPFLMAAWKIAPALAAGNTIVFKPSSSTSLSVLRLTELIEGLLPKGVFNLITGSGSKSGEYLQNHKGLDKLAFTGSTSVGREIAHAAAEKLIPATLELGGKSANIFFDDCNIEQALEGVQMGILFNQGQVCSAGSRIFVQEGIYDEFVGRLKEAFEKVKVGDPLNPDTQMGAQINKQQQEKILKYIEIGKEEGAEVLTGGEAYTENGCDKGVFMRPTLLTNVKNDARVSCEEIFGPVGVVIKFKDEADVIKMANDSNYGLGGGVWTQDINRAIQVSRGIRTGRVWINNYNSFPASAPFGGYKESGIGRETHKVILSHYTQMKNLLINLSGEKIGMF